From the Bacteriovorax sp. Seq25_V genome, one window contains:
- the fabG gene encoding 3-oxoacyl-ACP reductase FabG — MIATYNDLKNKKVLVTGASRGIGLEISKGLAKQGAHVIFNYREGKEDVAAALTEELKTLGASNVTGLKFDVTNEDEMKDAVGEFVKEFGPIEGLVNNAGISKDTLLLRLKGSDIDSILSTNLKGAMMLTSICSRYFLKAENVSIVNVSSIVGLMGNVSQAAYAASKAGLLGFTKSVAKELGSRNIRANAICPGFIATDMTDALEDKAKEAYLSSIPLGDFGKSEDIANLTCFLLSQASSYITGEVIKIDGGLYI, encoded by the coding sequence ATGATCGCAACTTATAATGATTTAAAAAATAAGAAAGTTTTAGTAACAGGTGCAAGCCGTGGGATTGGACTTGAAATTTCGAAAGGTCTTGCGAAGCAAGGAGCTCACGTTATCTTTAACTATAGAGAAGGAAAAGAGGATGTGGCGGCTGCTCTAACTGAAGAACTTAAAACACTAGGCGCTTCAAATGTTACAGGCCTTAAATTTGACGTTACAAATGAAGACGAGATGAAAGATGCGGTTGGTGAATTCGTAAAAGAATTTGGTCCAATTGAAGGCCTTGTAAACAACGCTGGTATCTCAAAAGACACACTACTTTTAAGACTGAAAGGGAGCGATATCGACTCAATCCTTTCGACAAACCTTAAGGGTGCAATGATGCTAACAAGCATCTGCTCAAGATATTTTTTAAAGGCCGAAAACGTAAGTATTGTTAATGTTAGTTCGATTGTCGGACTAATGGGTAACGTATCTCAGGCAGCTTACGCTGCGTCAAAAGCGGGACTTTTAGGCTTCACTAAGTCGGTTGCAAAGGAGCTAGGTAGCCGAAATATCAGGGCAAATGCAATTTGTCCGGGTTTTATTGCGACAGATATGACAGATGCTCTTGAAGATAAGGCAAAAGAAGCGTATCTTTCGTCAATTCCACTTGGAGATTTTGGGAAGTCAGAAGATATTGCAAATCTTACATGCTTCTTACTAAGCCAGGCGTCTTCGTATATAACTGGTGAAGTAATTAAAATTGATGGTGGACTTTATATATAA
- a CDS encoding protein-glutamine glutaminase family protein has product MKKIFVMAMLSTYVCAAQVVLTDGRSLKNCTVGKEQKDLVCVEGEKTFYISSSLGYEEPKSFEINEKDSNSRMILNYIDHIIDDDGTFLYAQNGMDLYDNSDHGVKGKIADVRYNQQVAGFYFPEESKDFPVILDKIKKITKRNIERVKKQINEEGLFVNLNGKKQSCNRLNGPNCNIAKCGESLMIFGPYTGNDGFINLPLKNGKIDFSQPEISEVFFESGELAIGVYPDTRIDAIRNTVPSKYAGHAQFAENIRSGGGQFIEREVGFCDGLSAKPFKNLKEKIDEDYKNSQMIELVDFIDGSVDSILVNELALPDIVCTHNGAYYNPDAFKQIASKQSQQLSVVTLEKAKELFKKARQRDDIAWGYTEDGCYARAHLMTEMFKDAGVKADKVWARGRLTIPNGYGATWSYHVAPILHVLQDDGSVKKMVIDPSISNEPTSVDEWLKTMKVSNKDVAINDYPSPMNAKSFGKVSVSFSNDEPYWPMFNDYDKQTKDDMAEATMSEYLMYQ; this is encoded by the coding sequence ATGAAAAAAATTTTTGTGATGGCAATGCTTTCTACTTATGTATGTGCAGCGCAGGTTGTGCTTACAGATGGAAGAAGTTTAAAAAACTGTACAGTTGGAAAAGAACAAAAAGATCTTGTCTGCGTCGAAGGAGAGAAGACTTTTTATATATCGTCATCTCTAGGGTATGAAGAGCCAAAATCTTTTGAAATTAATGAGAAAGATAGTAACTCGCGAATGATCCTAAACTATATTGATCATATTATTGATGACGATGGAACATTTTTGTATGCACAAAATGGTATGGATCTTTATGATAATAGTGACCATGGGGTGAAGGGCAAGATTGCAGATGTTCGCTACAATCAACAAGTCGCTGGATTCTACTTTCCAGAAGAGTCAAAAGACTTTCCGGTTATTCTCGATAAAATAAAGAAAATTACAAAGAGAAATATTGAGCGTGTAAAAAAACAAATTAATGAAGAAGGACTATTTGTAAATTTAAATGGAAAAAAACAAAGCTGTAATAGGCTCAATGGACCAAACTGTAATATCGCAAAGTGTGGTGAGTCGCTAATGATCTTTGGCCCTTACACAGGCAATGATGGTTTTATAAACCTTCCTCTAAAAAATGGAAAAATTGATTTTAGTCAGCCGGAAATTAGCGAAGTGTTCTTTGAATCAGGAGAGCTCGCAATTGGTGTCTACCCAGACACAAGAATAGATGCGATAAGAAATACAGTTCCTTCTAAGTATGCTGGCCATGCACAATTTGCTGAGAATATTAGATCAGGTGGTGGTCAGTTCATCGAAAGAGAAGTGGGATTTTGTGACGGTCTAAGTGCTAAGCCTTTTAAAAACTTAAAAGAAAAGATTGATGAAGATTATAAGAATTCTCAAATGATCGAACTTGTTGATTTTATCGACGGGAGTGTTGACTCAATTCTTGTGAATGAATTAGCACTACCTGACATCGTCTGTACACATAATGGAGCCTACTACAATCCTGATGCTTTTAAACAAATTGCATCGAAACAATCTCAACAGCTTTCAGTTGTGACTCTTGAAAAAGCTAAGGAGTTGTTTAAAAAAGCAAGACAGCGCGACGATATTGCTTGGGGATATACTGAGGATGGATGTTATGCTCGAGCTCACTTAATGACTGAGATGTTTAAAGACGCTGGAGTAAAAGCTGATAAGGTTTGGGCAAGGGGACGTCTTACTATTCCAAATGGCTACGGAGCAACTTGGTCGTATCACGTAGCCCCAATTCTTCATGTTCTTCAAGATGATGGTTCAGTGAAAAAAATGGTAATTGATCCATCAATTTCTAATGAGCCTACGAGTGTTGATGAATGGCTTAAGACGATGAAAGTTTCGAATAAAGATGTAGCTATAAATGATTACCCTTCTCCAATGAATGCTAAGTCTTTTGGTAAGGTCAGCGTGAGCTTTTCAAATGACGAGCCATACTGGCCAATGTTCAATGATTATGACAAGCAGACAAAGGATGATATGGCTGAAGCAACGATGAGTGAATACTTAATGTATCAATAA
- the rpmF gene encoding 50S ribosomal protein L32 yields MAVPKKKTSVSKKGMRRAGQHHKLYAHNVVVTDSTTGELTKKGCISPSGYWKGKKVFETKAETEEAAE; encoded by the coding sequence ATGGCAGTACCTAAGAAGAAAACCAGTGTATCGAAAAAAGGAATGAGAAGAGCAGGACAACACCACAAGCTTTACGCACACAATGTTGTTGTTACTGATTCAACTACAGGTGAATTAACTAAGAAAGGATGTATCTCTCCTTCTGGTTACTGGAAAGGTAAAAAAGTTTTCGAAACTAAAGCAGAAACAGAAGAAGCTGCTGAGTAA
- a CDS encoding beta-ketoacyl-ACP synthase III, translating into MNYKVKIKGTGIYAPKKVVTNFDLEKTIETSDAWIYERTGIKQRHICSTEGGEFPSDMAYHATLDALKAANLEPNDIDMILFASVTPDYRLPNTACILQQKLGITNKCAAIDIAAACSGFVYGLNMATGLIKMGAIKNALIVGSEMLSREVNWEDRNSCILFGDGCGVAVVGRNEDNDDSDILSLHLGADGTGKEFFDQPIGGSVEPLTAQHIEDKVHFMQMKGKEMFKVATRTLAENATIVLDRAQMTLDDVNWLIPHQANVRIIETTGKLLGINPEKVIVNIDKYANTSAATIPIAMHEAITDGRIKRGQILLLDAFGAGLTTGATLLRY; encoded by the coding sequence ATGAACTATAAGGTCAAAATTAAAGGGACAGGAATATATGCCCCTAAAAAAGTTGTGACGAATTTTGATTTAGAAAAGACGATCGAAACTTCGGACGCATGGATTTACGAAAGAACAGGAATTAAGCAAAGACATATTTGTTCAACTGAAGGTGGCGAGTTTCCAAGTGACATGGCCTACCACGCGACATTAGATGCATTAAAAGCTGCAAATCTCGAGCCTAATGATATTGATATGATTCTTTTTGCTTCGGTTACTCCAGACTATAGGCTACCAAACACAGCATGTATTCTTCAGCAAAAATTAGGGATTACAAATAAGTGTGCGGCCATTGATATTGCAGCGGCTTGCTCTGGATTTGTTTACGGACTTAATATGGCCACAGGTCTTATTAAGATGGGTGCGATTAAGAATGCTCTTATCGTAGGAAGTGAAATGCTATCTCGAGAGGTAAACTGGGAAGATAGAAACTCATGTATCCTTTTTGGTGATGGTTGCGGTGTAGCCGTCGTTGGTAGAAACGAAGATAATGACGACTCTGATATCCTCTCTCTTCACCTTGGAGCAGATGGAACAGGAAAAGAATTTTTTGACCAACCTATTGGTGGTTCAGTTGAGCCTTTAACTGCACAACATATCGAAGACAAAGTTCACTTCATGCAAATGAAGGGAAAAGAGATGTTCAAGGTTGCAACAAGAACACTAGCTGAAAATGCAACTATTGTTCTTGATCGTGCACAAATGACTCTTGACGATGTTAACTGGCTAATTCCTCACCAAGCCAACGTACGTATTATTGAAACGACAGGAAAGCTTTTAGGTATTAATCCTGAGAAAGTTATCGTGAATATTGATAAGTACGCCAATACTTCAGCTGCAACAATTCCAATAGCGATGCACGAAGCGATCACAGATGGAAGAATCAAGAGAGGACAAATCCTACTTCTTGATGCTTTTGGAGCTGGACTAACAACTGGTGCGACACTACTTCGTTACTAA
- the fabD gene encoding ACP S-malonyltransferase, giving the protein MKNVVLLFPGQGSQYVGMGSNIDQSLLDKANEVLGYDLKKMMTDGPEEDLTLTQNTQPAILTHSVGLFKKVEEVLKEHNIQISAVMGHSVGEYAALVAAGAISFEDALKAVNNRGKFMQEAVPAGMGKMYAILKVPGEIVEKACLESSTEDNKVMPANFNDPDQIVISGHAEACDRAVKWLSENHTDPHRAVELKVSAPFHSSLMKPARENMTTFFGGINFTETKVPYIANIDAKKYEAGTSGDVVKENLIQQIDGAVLWTQSFSSLPDNTLCIEVGPGRVLMGLARKINRTNKVISLDKEGAFDELVEALK; this is encoded by the coding sequence ATGAAAAACGTTGTTCTACTTTTTCCGGGACAAGGGTCTCAGTACGTTGGAATGGGAAGTAATATCGATCAATCCCTTCTTGATAAAGCAAATGAAGTTCTAGGTTATGATCTTAAAAAGATGATGACTGATGGACCAGAGGAAGACTTAACTCTTACTCAAAATACACAACCAGCAATTCTAACTCACTCAGTGGGACTATTTAAAAAAGTTGAAGAGGTTCTTAAGGAACACAACATTCAAATTTCTGCGGTAATGGGTCACTCTGTTGGTGAGTATGCAGCTCTCGTGGCCGCAGGAGCTATCAGTTTTGAAGATGCACTCAAGGCCGTAAACAATCGCGGTAAATTCATGCAAGAAGCTGTTCCTGCGGGAATGGGAAAAATGTATGCAATCTTAAAAGTACCTGGCGAAATCGTTGAGAAAGCATGCCTTGAATCTTCAACAGAAGATAATAAAGTAATGCCAGCAAACTTCAATGATCCAGATCAAATTGTTATTTCAGGACACGCGGAAGCTTGTGATAGAGCTGTAAAATGGTTAAGTGAAAATCATACAGATCCACACCGTGCTGTTGAGCTAAAAGTCTCAGCTCCTTTCCATAGCTCTCTAATGAAACCAGCAAGAGAGAATATGACAACTTTCTTTGGTGGAATTAATTTCACTGAAACTAAAGTTCCATATATCGCAAATATCGATGCTAAAAAATACGAAGCTGGAACAAGTGGTGACGTTGTAAAAGAAAACCTTATTCAGCAAATTGATGGGGCGGTTCTTTGGACACAATCTTTTTCTTCTCTTCCTGATAATACTCTTTGTATTGAAGTTGGACCGGGCCGTGTTCTTATGGGTCTAGCTCGTAAAATAAACAGAACAAATAAAGTAATCAGCCTTGATAAAGAAGGTGCATTTGACGAACTTGTGGAGGCATTAAAATGA
- the glyA gene encoding serine hydroxymethyltransferase — MFDQNSKSLQTMDEEIFNLTNKELERQELGLELIASENYASKAVMEAQGSILTNKYAEGLPNKRYYGGCENVDQIEQIAIDRAKKLFNCEYANVQPHSGSQANMGAYFSIINPGDKVMGMDLAQGGHLTHGSPVNFSGKLFNIVSYGLDIEREVLDYDMVRDIAKKEMPKVIVAGASAYPRSIDFKIFREIADEIGAYLMVDMAHIAGLVAAGVHNSPIPHAHIVTSTTHKTLRGPRGGIVLTNDEELAKKINFNIFPGIQGGPLEHVIAAKAVSFKEALSSSYVDYQKQVIKNAQALCESLMGLGVEIVSGGTDNHLILVKSDSVGLTGKQAEHALEAAGITCNKNMIPGDTRSPFITSGVRLGTPAITTRGLKEDQMKLIANWIVMALKAHDQEAELSNIRKNVVELCKQFPVY; from the coding sequence ATGTTTGATCAAAATTCAAAAAGTCTTCAGACAATGGATGAAGAAATTTTTAACTTAACAAATAAAGAGCTTGAGAGACAAGAACTTGGTCTTGAGCTTATTGCTTCTGAAAATTATGCTTCAAAAGCAGTAATGGAGGCTCAAGGATCAATACTAACTAACAAGTATGCCGAAGGTCTTCCAAATAAAAGATACTACGGCGGATGTGAGAACGTTGACCAGATTGAGCAAATTGCAATTGATAGAGCTAAGAAGCTTTTTAACTGTGAGTATGCAAATGTTCAACCTCACTCTGGTTCGCAAGCGAATATGGGAGCATACTTCTCAATCATTAACCCAGGCGATAAAGTTATGGGAATGGACCTTGCTCAAGGTGGCCACTTAACACACGGCTCACCTGTTAACTTCTCTGGAAAACTTTTTAATATCGTTTCTTACGGACTTGATATTGAAAGAGAAGTTCTTGACTACGATATGGTAAGAGATATCGCAAAAAAAGAAATGCCTAAAGTTATCGTTGCAGGAGCAAGTGCTTATCCAAGATCAATTGATTTTAAAATCTTTAGAGAAATAGCAGATGAGATTGGTGCGTACCTCATGGTTGATATGGCCCACATTGCCGGTCTAGTCGCTGCGGGTGTTCATAACTCACCTATTCCTCATGCTCATATAGTGACTTCAACTACTCACAAAACTCTTCGTGGTCCACGTGGTGGAATTGTTTTAACTAACGATGAAGAACTTGCTAAGAAAATCAACTTCAATATCTTTCCAGGTATTCAAGGTGGTCCACTTGAGCACGTAATTGCAGCAAAGGCTGTTTCCTTCAAAGAAGCATTAAGTTCAAGTTATGTTGATTATCAAAAACAAGTTATCAAGAATGCTCAAGCACTATGTGAATCACTAATGGGACTTGGTGTTGAAATTGTTTCGGGTGGAACTGATAACCACCTTATCCTTGTTAAGTCTGATTCAGTAGGACTTACTGGAAAGCAAGCAGAGCACGCTCTTGAGGCGGCAGGAATCACTTGTAACAAGAATATGATTCCAGGAGATACGAGGTCACCATTTATTACAAGCGGTGTACGACTTGGAACTCCAGCAATTACAACAAGAGGTCTTAAAGAAGATCAAATGAAGCTAATTGCAAATTGGATTGTGATGGCACTTAAGGCCCACGATCAAGAAGCTGAGCTTTCTAATATCAGAAAAAATGTTGTAGAACTTTGTAAGCAGTTTCCTGTTTACTAA
- a CDS encoding ABC transporter substrate-binding protein codes for MRYFLILILTFNVFALTDVVKVGLFDVAPFSYINGKGELDGVTFKFLKKLETESGLKFNFTILPYARLVDNLKDGNVDMGMFYPSSKNSGDFIKLSETLGNDNIIVLRSDISAKALSDLKGKIIARIRGGKYYDEFDNDDEIRKVDSVNYAQSATLFLARRVDGFIIPRVALRYLIHTNNYRKEDFSHSIFVNHKKNFLHIRNGLSEELKKKLEIANIEVIKKYKLKKLEDLL; via the coding sequence GTGAGATACTTTCTAATCTTGATACTTACATTTAATGTTTTTGCACTCACTGATGTGGTGAAAGTTGGGCTATTTGATGTAGCCCCATTTTCCTATATTAATGGGAAGGGGGAGCTTGACGGTGTAACCTTCAAGTTCCTAAAGAAGCTAGAGACTGAATCAGGTTTAAAGTTTAATTTTACTATTCTTCCATATGCTCGTTTAGTTGATAATCTTAAAGATGGAAATGTTGATATGGGAATGTTTTATCCTTCCTCTAAAAACTCAGGTGACTTTATTAAGCTTTCTGAGACTTTAGGTAATGATAATATTATTGTCCTGAGAAGTGATATTTCAGCCAAGGCTCTTTCTGATTTAAAGGGAAAAATCATTGCTCGAATTCGTGGCGGAAAATATTATGATGAATTTGATAATGATGACGAGATTAGAAAAGTTGATTCGGTGAATTACGCACAGTCAGCTACCCTTTTTTTGGCTAGACGAGTAGATGGTTTTATTATTCCAAGGGTCGCATTGAGGTATCTTATTCATACTAATAATTACCGAAAAGAAGACTTCTCTCATTCTATTTTTGTAAATCATAAGAAAAATTTCCTACACATAAGAAATGGCCTATCTGAAGAACTAAAGAAGAAGCTTGAGATAGCCAATATTGAAGTAATCAAAAAATATAAACTTAAAAAGTTAGAAGATTTATTATGA
- a CDS encoding TIGR02147 family protein, translated as MTDFDLRHIAILKDELFERKKRNHLYSLRSFAKSLDISADSFSRILNNKRPLTLDRALSWKDKLNLMDDTYVDFIESVKNYQYQRLDETHKKARQLTERYDYHLLQLDQFELISNWYHIVILNLTELSEFESSPEWIAKKLGIDVDDTIDAINRLKRLGLLVEDNGKILRTLQRIETPTDTPSQAIRKYHQDNIERALYSLNNDIVELRDISSITMPLDPANLEEAKKRIKIFRKEMSEFLQTGSGQQVYSLNVQLFPQTRDFQ; from the coding sequence ATGACTGACTTTGATCTAAGACATATTGCAATACTAAAAGATGAGCTCTTTGAAAGAAAAAAGCGTAATCATCTGTATTCACTGAGATCATTTGCAAAATCTCTCGACATTTCAGCTGATAGTTTTTCTCGTATTCTAAATAACAAACGTCCACTCACTTTAGATAGAGCTCTTTCATGGAAAGATAAGCTAAACTTAATGGATGACACCTATGTCGACTTTATAGAATCGGTTAAAAATTATCAGTATCAAAGACTAGATGAAACCCACAAAAAAGCTCGTCAACTAACAGAAAGATACGATTATCACCTTTTGCAACTTGATCAGTTCGAGTTAATATCAAATTGGTATCATATCGTGATACTTAATTTAACAGAGCTCTCAGAATTTGAAAGTTCACCTGAGTGGATTGCAAAAAAGCTAGGAATAGATGTTGATGATACCATCGACGCCATAAATCGCCTTAAAAGACTAGGACTTCTCGTTGAAGATAATGGGAAAATACTAAGAACCTTGCAAAGAATAGAAACCCCTACAGATACTCCATCCCAAGCGATAAGAAAATATCATCAAGACAATATTGAAAGAGCATTATATTCGCTAAATAATGACATCGTTGAGTTAAGAGATATCTCTTCGATTACAATGCCTCTAGACCCCGCAAATCTTGAAGAGGCTAAAAAACGCATCAAAATTTTTAGGAAAGAGATGAGTGAGTTTTTACAAACCGGCTCTGGTCAGCAAGTTTATAGTTTAAATGTTCAACTATTTCCTCAAACTCGAGATTTTCAATGA
- the fabF gene encoding beta-ketoacyl-ACP synthase II: MRRRVVITGMGTICSLGHNLNDVWNGLIEGKSGISKVESYDISTLPIQIAGEVKNFELSEEIFEAKEAKKYDRFIHFGLKATDEAMKDSGIDLTKYDPYKVGAILGVGMGGLTMTEDTAKTFVEKGARRISPFFIPGIIPNMATGVLSIKYGFMGVNYTVASACASSCHAISTAVEEIRSGRHDVMITGGAESTVCNLGMGGFINMKAFSKRNDEPTRASRPFDTGRDGFVMGEGAGVIILEDLESAKARGAKIYAEIVGHGASSDAYHITAPHPDGSGAYGCMKKALEDAGISATDIGYVNAHGTSTPLGDIAETKAIKKVLGEDHAKSINVSSTKSMVGHLLGAAGGVETVFTAMTLHTGIIPPTINLEDQDPECDLNYTPNVAVKKQVEYALNNSFGFGATNSSLILKRYTNV, encoded by the coding sequence ATGAGAAGACGAGTTGTAATTACTGGAATGGGAACAATCTGTTCTCTAGGTCACAATTTAAATGATGTATGGAATGGACTAATCGAAGGAAAGTCTGGAATCTCAAAAGTTGAGAGTTATGACATTTCGACTCTTCCAATTCAAATTGCAGGAGAGGTAAAAAACTTTGAACTCTCTGAAGAAATTTTTGAAGCAAAAGAAGCAAAGAAATATGATCGCTTTATCCACTTTGGCCTGAAAGCGACGGATGAAGCAATGAAGGATTCTGGAATTGACTTAACAAAGTATGATCCATACAAAGTTGGTGCAATACTAGGAGTTGGTATGGGAGGTCTTACAATGACTGAAGATACTGCAAAAACTTTTGTTGAAAAAGGTGCAAGAAGAATCTCTCCATTCTTTATCCCAGGAATCATTCCAAACATGGCAACAGGCGTACTTAGCATTAAGTATGGTTTCATGGGTGTTAACTACACTGTAGCATCTGCATGTGCTTCTTCTTGTCACGCAATTTCGACAGCTGTTGAAGAAATCAGAAGTGGGCGTCACGATGTTATGATCACAGGAGGAGCAGAATCTACTGTTTGTAATCTTGGAATGGGTGGATTCATTAATATGAAAGCATTCTCAAAAAGAAATGATGAGCCAACAAGAGCTTCTCGTCCTTTCGATACTGGCCGTGATGGTTTTGTTATGGGCGAAGGTGCTGGTGTGATTATTCTTGAAGATCTTGAGAGCGCTAAAGCAAGAGGAGCTAAAATCTATGCAGAAATCGTAGGTCATGGAGCTTCTTCTGATGCTTACCATATCACAGCACCACATCCAGATGGATCAGGAGCATATGGTTGTATGAAAAAAGCTCTTGAAGATGCAGGTATTTCAGCAACAGATATTGGTTATGTAAATGCTCACGGAACTTCTACTCCTCTTGGAGATATTGCAGAGACGAAAGCAATTAAAAAAGTTCTAGGTGAAGATCATGCTAAATCAATTAATGTAAGTTCAACTAAATCAATGGTTGGTCACCTATTAGGTGCAGCCGGTGGGGTTGAGACAGTATTTACAGCGATGACTTTACACACAGGAATTATTCCTCCAACTATTAACCTTGAAGATCAAGATCCAGAATGTGATCTTAACTATACTCCAAACGTAGCTGTTAAAAAGCAAGTTGAATACGCACTTAATAACTCATTTGGTTTCGGTGCTACGAACTCATCACTTATTTTAAAAAGGTATACTAATGTTTGA
- a CDS encoding shikimate kinase, which translates to MKLFICGFSGAGKTTFAEKFSVSDSFGVFDLDEEIFNRMGSGHDHLGDYIEEIGIDEFRKDEIDMIKVLHQNFKDNYLIVLGGGALESSEILEHIKNVDGKLIFINTDFETCYKRLQSVEDRPLMKKGKAFMQDLYNKRLPTYQAADLHLSENDLRGIKTVEELVTFVNK; encoded by the coding sequence GTGAAATTATTTATCTGTGGATTTTCTGGTGCTGGAAAAACAACATTTGCTGAAAAGTTTTCCGTGAGTGATAGTTTTGGTGTTTTTGACCTTGATGAAGAGATTTTTAATCGCATGGGAAGTGGACATGATCATCTCGGTGATTATATCGAGGAAATCGGTATCGACGAATTTAGAAAAGATGAAATTGATATGATCAAAGTTCTTCACCAAAATTTTAAAGATAATTATTTAATTGTCCTTGGAGGGGGTGCCCTCGAATCATCTGAGATTCTCGAGCATATTAAAAATGTTGATGGGAAGCTGATATTTATTAATACTGATTTTGAAACTTGCTATAAACGTTTACAGTCGGTGGAAGATAGACCTTTAATGAAAAAAGGTAAGGCCTTTATGCAGGATCTTTATAATAAAAGACTCCCTACGTATCAAGCAGCAGACCTTCATTTAAGTGAAAATGACCTCCGCGGTATTAAAACTGTTGAAGAGCTTGTTACCTTTGTGAATAAGTAG
- a CDS encoding DUF177 domain-containing protein, with protein MMTKNDNPIAVEPILISKFNDEYDELDLTTENTPWLAPIIETVAEDLNQGDKTIENTIQASIRLKRDAEGEYGEYLWVDGTVSGTYQASCIRCLKDMHETFEAEFKGAFINQRFENDPDYEELDQIYINGDQADIFYHNRGKAKVSEIIKEAVFLAIDHYPVHDAACKGLCHTCGANLNEEHCGHQN; from the coding sequence ATGATGACTAAAAACGACAATCCAATTGCTGTCGAACCAATCTTAATCTCAAAGTTCAACGACGAGTATGATGAGCTCGATCTGACTACAGAGAATACTCCTTGGCTTGCTCCAATCATTGAAACTGTGGCAGAAGACCTAAACCAAGGAGACAAAACGATAGAAAATACTATCCAAGCGTCTATCAGACTTAAAAGGGACGCGGAGGGAGAATATGGTGAATACCTTTGGGTTGATGGAACAGTTTCTGGAACTTACCAGGCCAGCTGTATTCGTTGTCTCAAGGATATGCACGAAACTTTTGAAGCTGAATTTAAAGGTGCATTCATTAATCAGCGCTTCGAAAATGACCCAGACTACGAAGAACTCGATCAAATATATATTAATGGTGACCAAGCAGATATCTTCTACCACAACAGAGGGAAGGCAAAAGTATCTGAAATCATTAAGGAAGCGGTTTTCTTAGCAATTGACCACTACCCTGTACATGACGCAGCATGCAAGGGCCTTTGCCATACTTGTGGTGCAAACCTAAATGAAGAACATTGTGGGCACCAGAATTAA
- the acpP gene encoding acyl carrier protein: protein MEEKVIKLVSDATKIDIAKINLETSFVDDLNLDSLDIVELMMKMEDEFGVEIPEEDAEGLKSIKDVVTYLEKKQ from the coding sequence ATGGAAGAAAAAGTAATTAAACTAGTTAGTGATGCAACGAAAATTGATATCGCAAAGATTAACCTTGAAACAAGCTTCGTTGACGATCTTAACCTTGATTCATTAGACATCGTAGAACTTATGATGAAAATGGAAGACGAATTTGGTGTTGAAATCCCAGAAGAAGACGCTGAAGGTCTAAAGTCTATCAAAGACGTTGTTACTTATCTTGAAAAGAAACAATAA